One genomic segment of Clostridium estertheticum subsp. estertheticum includes these proteins:
- a CDS encoding tRNA (adenine(22)-N(1))-methyltransferase codes for MELSIRLNAIASMIEKCDSVIDVGTDHGYVPIYLVQKGITEKAVASDINRGPVEKAKKNVTRNKVANEISCRLGSGLSTVKEGEVQVAIIAGMGGNLIRDILETDLDIVKKLKYMVLQPVQNAEVLREYLYKTGYEFIDEEICYDDGKFYEIIKVRYDSKPKVLDNIYYEISKILLDKKHLVMKEFIEYKLHKYSKVYDCLNEDTILSNTRKEQLYYVIQKLKEFLECF; via the coding sequence ATGGAGCTTAGTATAAGATTAAACGCAATAGCAAGTATGATTGAAAAATGTGATAGTGTTATTGATGTTGGTACGGATCATGGATATGTTCCTATTTATTTAGTGCAAAAGGGTATAACAGAAAAGGCTGTTGCATCTGATATAAATAGAGGGCCTGTTGAAAAGGCTAAAAAAAATGTAACTCGCAATAAGGTTGCTAATGAAATTAGTTGTAGGCTAGGAAGTGGATTGTCTACTGTTAAAGAAGGCGAAGTTCAGGTAGCTATTATTGCAGGAATGGGTGGCAATTTAATAAGAGATATATTAGAAACTGATTTGGATATTGTTAAAAAATTAAAATACATGGTGCTTCAACCAGTTCAAAATGCTGAAGTGCTTAGGGAGTATTTATATAAAACTGGATATGAATTTATTGATGAAGAAATTTGTTATGATGATGGTAAGTTTTATGAAATAATTAAAGTTAGATATGATTCTAAACCTAAAGTGTTAGATAATATATATTATGAAATAAGTAAAATATTATTAGACAAAAAACATTTAGTGATGAAAGAATTTATAGAATACAAATTGCATAAATACTCAAAAGTATACGATTGTTTAAACGAGGATACCATTTTATCAAACACTAGGAAAGAGCAGCTTTATTATGTTATACAAAAACTTAAGGAGTTTTTAGAATGCTTTTAA
- a CDS encoding PH domain-containing protein, whose amino-acid sequence MESYESKRGYGLVLMILTIALYNILILIFLKFTNSYIVANLLKLLLVACNIYQVYYILLFSSVKCSIDEENLKIYAIWSLKKVIIPLNEIEGYFMTTGKIKGVKLNGIAASGFVMGRFVIDKIGMSRMFVTDNKNVVYIKTKHMNYAVSPLNYKGFEEDLIYHDIPVAQWKHNVNNSYNLHKDKYFIVPLMIVSIIILILTLNPLILHLKNAIPDIMPLNFDAKFKPIKMGTGKQFAFTQMLYGVLNMALLFCMYYASYFCAKYDRKSAYKYIYLSLVVALIFLIMQFKILINFR is encoded by the coding sequence ATGGAGAGTTATGAATCGAAACGAGGATACGGGTTAGTGCTTATGATACTGACTATTGCATTATATAATATATTAATTTTAATATTTCTTAAATTTACTAACTCATACATTGTAGCTAATCTATTAAAACTTTTATTAGTCGCTTGCAATATATATCAAGTTTATTATATATTGCTGTTCTCCTCAGTTAAATGTTCTATTGATGAGGAAAATCTTAAAATTTATGCTATTTGGTCATTAAAAAAGGTGATAATTCCACTAAATGAAATTGAAGGATATTTTATGACGACTGGTAAAATTAAAGGTGTAAAGCTTAATGGTATAGCTGCTAGCGGTTTTGTAATGGGTCGATTTGTAATTGATAAAATTGGAATGTCTAGAATGTTTGTAACTGATAATAAAAATGTTGTTTATATAAAAACTAAACATATGAATTATGCAGTTTCGCCACTTAACTATAAAGGATTTGAGGAAGATTTAATCTATCATGATATACCTGTTGCGCAGTGGAAGCATAATGTGAATAATAGCTATAATCTTCATAAAGACAAATATTTTATTGTGCCATTAATGATAGTTAGTATTATAATACTAATATTAACTTTAAATCCACTTATATTACATTTGAAAAATGCGATACCTGATATTATGCCATTAAATTTTGATGCAAAATTTAAGCCAATAAAAATGGGTACAGGTAAGCAATTTGCATTTACTCAGATGCTTTATGGAGTACTAAATATGGCTTTGCTTTTTTGCATGTATTATGCAAGTTATTTTTGCGCGAAATATGATAGAAAATCGGCATATAAATATATTTATTTGTCACTAGTTGTGGCACTTATATTTTTGATTATGCAGTTTAAAATATTAATTAACTTTAGATAA